In the Bos javanicus breed banteng chromosome 4, ARS-OSU_banteng_1.0, whole genome shotgun sequence genome, TTTTCCCAAGATAACGGGATGACTTTTTATGAACCACAGTTATATGTCGTATCACATCACGCTTCCGACGAGTTTCATAAGTGCAAAGAGGACACTTGTAGAATTTAACATAAATGTTATTCCCATCTGTGTGCAATTCAATGTGTTTAGTCAAGTTCTGTTTCGAAGTAAACTGACGTTTACAAAGTTTACAGTAAAGTTGCTTAAAATCAAAGCCAGCTGAAAGTTTTGGTTTCCTGGTTTTTTGCTGGCCACCTGCAGCAGACAGACTAGTTGATTTAGGGCTTTCAGAGTCttgtttaactttatttttctgtgctgccggtgtgttctttttttcatttgaatgaTTTGTTCCCTTTAATTCATTCTGTGGAGAATGGGTAATGGAAGGGGGTGAAGATTCTACAGAATCTGCTGGTTCaactttaacttttatttctgaaCTGCTGGCAGTATTATTGGGGCCTTTCTCTCTTTTAGAGTTTGTTCCAGAAAGAGTTATCTTGTGGACAATTTGCATATGTCTTTTAAGCATTATTTGTGAACTATATTTCCTCTTGCAAAGAAGGCATTTGCATGCAGTTAAATTGTATTCAGCCTTTGAAGACGACTTTTGTTTTCGagtcttaaaagattttttaggAGAAACAGAATCCAGGAACAAAGGTTGCCCAGGCTTTGTTGCTATATCAGGAGTAATTGAATCCCTCCTTAGTCCTCTATGAACTTCATCAAAATGCCTCCTTACATTCGCTTTTGTAGCAAATGATTTATAACATACTGGACAACTCCTACTTAATGGAACTAGAACATTCTTACTGCGTCCTTTAGTGGACTGGTTTGGATTCTTTCGTGTTTCAATGTACTTTTTTAGTTCTTCCATCTTTTTCTTGTGTACTTTTCGAATGTGACGACGAACACCTCGTCTGGAATTGAAATCTTTTCTACAAAGACAACATATCAACTGGTGACCAAAATCAGAATTGTCAGAAGTTTCCAAGTCAGCCTGTGATTCCTGAGGTTGTTCATCAGATGGAGGTGCAACGTCATCTGCAACAATTTCAACAGGAGGGGGCTCTACAGTTTCCACCTCTGTGTCTGTAACTGGAACTGTTTTAGACTGTTCAGTGCTAGTTTCCTGTATTTGAACTTCAGGCTGTTCAGGAGTACTGCTTGACTCTGTGACTTCAGTGGGATTATCGGTCCTTGAAATATATTGAAACACTGCATTCTGATTAGTTTCTATAGGTTCTAGCTTAATAATGTATTCTCGCTTGTCCACACTTGGATATATGGCTTCTAGGAGGTCGTTTATGGCTTGGCTTTGTTTATCATTTACATCAGGAAGGTCTGTTAAGGAAAAAACAACATTTTAATCTGAAATAATTAGCCTGCTCTAGTCCTCcaatatttttacatgtattattaacctgtcttaaaatttattattaatttgtatttatttttacaagaGTATTATCTACTTCTCAGTATTTTATGAGGCTAAAAAACTAgtagattaaattaaaatttgcttTAATTTAAAATCTCATCATGGTACACAAATGTTAAGGAATAGATACAATCTGAAGAGCTActtctaatataattttatattaagggcccttaatataaaatatttaagcagATGGGTATcccaaacaataaaaataatacttcatATTTTTAGGCTAGCAAAGGAAAGTCAAAAGTTCTCATAACCCAAGATGGATAAAATACCATGAAGTATGTtagtataaaaatcattttttttttttagaaaacataacAGCATTCCTATTAACTTAATCCATAATAATCTAATCTAATTGTATGGGGACATTTGAACATCctatggaaaatgaaaaagattttatAGGAAAACTTAGAAACATAAATGATGATGTATAGAAGTGTTTGTTAAATTCAGTCCTATTACATGTCTTAACATGGCACAATTCTATTAAACCAATGATTAAAAACTACAAATTAATTCCAAAAACAGagctagttttattttattgtgcaATATAATTACTCTGTCTGTAGGCAACCTAACATTTCTATTGTAACAGAGTTGACTAATATTGGTTATGTTCCTACATACAATGCTAAAATCTAGCTACAAATACAGTATCAAATCTGATAACAACTTAGAAATCAAAAAATGACTTATCATTCTTCTAGTCTactaatctttctttttaaaatggataaagtaGTGTCTGTAAGAAGAATACTTTCACAGAAGTATTTCTAGAATAAGTATTACAGAAGAATATACAGTAATCAGCAAATCCATTTATCTATTTCCCTCTAAAATTCAACTAAACTTTAGTCCACACCAAAGACTAACACAGAATAACTACCAGAAAGTTAATTAAATTCCTACTAGTTCCTTAATTGCAAGGTTAGATTTGAAACTAATTTCTAGACTGCCTTTTCATTTACATCTCAAGGATAAAAGAAGTATAGTAAAATCTAACAGTGGTAagaaaaacttcaagacaaatatgaaatttttgtttcatctatttcctatattttaaatCACTTCATGCTAATAATTAAAGTGGTACTTTTGCTATTTGCAGTTTTGCACTCCATTCCCATCCCCAAAAGGTAAAGTTGAAAAATGCACAAAGTCCACAATGTAACTGAAATATCAAACTGACAAAATAACTTCTATGTTTTGTTAAGTCCACAAGAGTTAAATCCCTGaacaaaaaacaatgaaagtAATCTATGACTTAATAAAATACTTTACGGAATTTATGTTAGCTCTTTAAAGCAAGCAAATAGTATCATTACATATACTGCAACTTAATCATACACAGACAATATACTTAACTCAACAAACACTTGGTTACACAAAAACTTCATTAGCGTACTACCTGCCTTCATTACATAAAGCTATTTCAGATTTCAGGTTAGCTTGCAACACAATCCAATTTCTGATAAAATGACATATCAAGTCAATTTCACTGAGAATAAAActgatcttcaagacccagaaaaCATTAGAAagattatcaaatatttttagtgCTCTCCACAATACCccaaaaatcaatttatttactcattctttGCTCTATTTTCAACCTTCTCATTTACTTAAGAAGAATCTAGGTAAACAGTGAGTCATATCTGGTAACAAGCTGCTAAGAAGTAAAAATACAAACACCCCTATCAAGcatcaatattttaatttacaaaaatccTGAATATAAATGGTGTAATTCACATAAACAttcaaaaacaatacccaatgTTTTAATACAAATAAACGTAGTAAAAATCTAACTTCATTTGTCTTTAGCAAAATCCAAAtgacagatattaaaaaatagatattaaattaTCTCTAAGAAAccaaatatatgacactgaatcaagtattttattttgttcaccATCACTAAGTCATCTGTAACCAGGTACTGATACCATTCTAATCTGAATGTGCAGCTACAGTGTAAGAACAAACAGTAAACGCATAAAGGAACATATGAATACAACTTACTGTCATCCATCTGCAGACTTGGTGGGCAGTAGAATTTTTTATGGGTAATTAAATTTGGCAATCCTCTGAAGAGACTGCGGCATAGTTTACATTCAAAAATAGTGTCCAcgtcttttaataaaatatgcttAAGTTGTTTAGTtcctgaggaaaaaaagagaacacaaaggtaactttaaaatgtacttttaaactGGAAAATCACTGCTGACAATCCAAAAGTGTGGTTTTAcaccttaaaaacaaaatgcaggCACTGCCAGTTATCTACCACACTATACTCAAAAATAAGTTATAaactacattctttttttttaataaatttattcattttaattggaggctaattactgtacaatagtgtattggttttggcacacatcaacatgaatcctccacgagtgtacacatgttccccatcttgaacccccctcccacttccctccccttaccatccctctgggtcatccaagtgcactagccccaagctccctgtatcatgcatcgaacctggactggtgatccatttcacatatggtaaaatacatgttttaatgccattctcccaaatcatcccaccctcgccctctcccacagagtccaaaagactgttctatacgtctgtgTCCCTTTTGCTTAAGGCTGGGTAATATCCCACTGTATATATGCACATCTTTATCTGCtcgtctgtcgatggacatttaggttgctttcatgtcttggctgtagtaaatagtgctgtgatgaacataggGGTTCAtgcattctatttctttcttatgccttcacataagaataataatttatattagactgtcttttctcctctcATATTCTAGCGTTTAATGTTGCAGATGAGAAATTCAATAATGtatgacccttttttttttattttgaaactagaacactttctaacaccatacacaaaaataaactcaaaatggattaaagatctaaacgtaagaccagaaactataaaactcctagaggagaacataggcaaaacactctccgacatacatcacagcaggatcctctatgacccacctcccagaatattggaaataaaagcaaaaataaacaaatgggacctaattaaccttaaaagcttctgcacatcaaagcaaactattagcaaggtgaaaaggcagccttcagaatgggagaaaataatagcaaatgaagcaactgacaaacaactaatctcaaaagtatacaagcaactcctacagctcaattccagaaaaataaatgactcaatcaaaaaatgggccaaagaactaaatagacatttctccaaagaagacatacagatggctaacaaacacatgaaaagacgctcaacatcactcattatcagagaaatgcaaatcaaaaccactatgaggtatcatttcacgccagtcagaatggctgtgatccaaaagtctacaagtaataaatgctggagagggtgtggagaaaagggaaccctcttacactgttggtgggaatgcaaactagtacagccactatggagaacagtgtggagattccttaaaaaactggaaatagaactgccttatgatccagcaatcccactgctgggcatcacactgaggaaaccagaagggaaagagacacgtgtaccccaatgttcatcgcagcactgtttataatagccaggacatggaagcaacctagatgccattcaacagatgaatggataagaaagctgtggtacatatacacaatggagtattactcagccattaaaaagaatacattggaatcagttctaatgaggtggatgaaactggagcctattatacagagtgaagtaagccagaaagaaaaataccaatacagtatactaacgcatatatatggaatttagaaagatggtaacaacaaccctgtgtacgagacagcaaaagagacaccgatgtatagaacagtcttatggactctgtgggagagggagagggtgggaagatttgggagaatggcattgaaacatgtaaaatatcatgtatgaaacgagttgccagtccaggttaaatgcatgatactggatgcttggggctagtgcactgggacgacccagagggatggtatggggagggaggagggttcaggatggggaacacatgtatacctgtggcggattcattttgatatttggcaaaattaatacaatttgtaaagtttaaaaataaaataaaatttaaaaaaaaacttaaaaatataaactacatTCTAAGCAAAATTTTATCACTTGGATGTTAGGACACCTGAAACTGATGGTCTTTTTCTAATTCAGCAGCCAATCAACTCCTGGGATGTCTTGACAATGGTTCTAATATCTGCTTGATCATCACAATGACCTGGTAATAAAAATGTACATGACCCACTCCTGGAGATTCTGATGCAACAGACCTGGAGTGGTACAGAAGAATTAAATGCCACCTCAACCCAAGTTTTTGGCTGGTTCTTCCAGCTCTCTTTTGTACTACGAAGCAAACATGAAGTAACACATTTCCCCCTGATTACTTAAAGAAGGTCAAAACTGTCTCACAAGATTGTCTgtgcctttctttttaaattcagctCAAACTACTTGCGGTTCTGGGCCAACATGGGATTATGATCATTTagtggacagtaaagaatctttgGTCCATGGTTTTGAATTTT is a window encoding:
- the ZNF800 gene encoding zinc finger protein 800 isoform X3; translated protein: MPLRDKYCQTDHHHHGCCEPVYILEPGDAPLLQQPLQTSKSGIQQIIECFRSGTKQLKHILLKDVDTIFECKLCRSLFRGLPNLITHKKFYCPPSLQMDDNLPDVNDKQSQAINDLLEAIYPSVDKREYIIKLEPIETNQNAVFQYISRTDNPTEVTESSSTPEQPEVQIQETSTEQSKTVPVTDTEVETVEPPPVEIVADDVAPPSDEQPQESQADLETSDNSDFGHQLICCLCRKDFNSRRGVRRHIRKVHKKKMEELKKYIETRKNPNQSTKGRSKNVLVPLSRSCPVCYKSFATKANVRRHFDEVHRGLRRDSITPDIATKPGQPLFLDSVSPKKSFKTRKQKSSSKAEYNLTACKCLLCKRKYSSQIMLKRHMQIVHKITLSGTNSKREKGPNNTASSSEIKVKVEPADSVESSPPSITHSPQNELKGTNHSNEKKNTPAAQKNKVKQDSESPKSTSLSAAGGQQKTRKPKLSAGFDFKQLYCKLCKRQFTSKQNLTKHIELHTDGNNIYVKFYKCPLCTYETRRKRDVIRHITVVHKKSSRYLGKITASLEIRAIKKPIDFVLNKVTKRGPSRDEAKHSDAKHDGTSNSPSKKYEVADVGIEVKVTKNFSLHRCNKCGKAFAKKTYLEHHKKTHKANASNSPEGNKTKGRSTRSKALV
- the ZNF800 gene encoding zinc finger protein 800 isoform X1; translation: MPLRDKYCQTDHHHHGCCEPVYILEPGDAPLLQQPLQTSKSGIQQIIECFRSGTKQLKHILLKDVDTIFECKLCRSLFRGLPNLITHKKFYCPPSLQMDDNLPDVNDKQSQAINDLLEAIYPSVDKREYIIKLEPIETNQNAVFQYISRTDNPTEVTESSSTPEQPEVQIQETSTEQSKTVPVTDTEVETVEPPPVEIVADDVAPPSDEQPQESQADLETSDNSDFGHQLICCLCRKDFNSRRGVRRHIRKVHKKKMEELKKYIETRKNPNQSTKGRSKNVLVPLSRSCPVCYKSFATKANVRRHFDEVHRGLRRDSITPDIATKPGQPLFLDSVSPKKSFKTRKQKSSSKAEYNLTACKCLLCKRKYSSQIMLKRHMQIVHKITLSGTNSKREKGPNNTASSSEIKVKVEPADSVESSPPSITHSPQNELKGTNHSNEKKNTPAAQKNKVKQDSESPKSTSLSAAGGQQKTRKPKLSAGFDFKQLYCKLCKRQFTSKQNLTKHIELHTDGNNIYVKFYKCPLCTYETRRKRDVIRHITVVHKKSSRYLGKITASLEIRAIKKPIDFVLNKVTKRGPSRDEAKHSDAKHDGTSNSPSKKYEVADVGIEVKVTKNFSLHRCNKCGKAFAKKTYLEHHKKTHKANASNSPEGNKTKGRSTRSKALVCLGKPSPRSAAALRPAAPGSRCPPAGAVTTRQAAASCRAKLRGGAARERQHAARGLGKPAAP
- the ZNF800 gene encoding zinc finger protein 800 isoform X2, producing MPLRDKYCQTDHHHHGCCEPGTKQLKHILLKDVDTIFECKLCRSLFRGLPNLITHKKFYCPPSLQMDDNLPDVNDKQSQAINDLLEAIYPSVDKREYIIKLEPIETNQNAVFQYISRTDNPTEVTESSSTPEQPEVQIQETSTEQSKTVPVTDTEVETVEPPPVEIVADDVAPPSDEQPQESQADLETSDNSDFGHQLICCLCRKDFNSRRGVRRHIRKVHKKKMEELKKYIETRKNPNQSTKGRSKNVLVPLSRSCPVCYKSFATKANVRRHFDEVHRGLRRDSITPDIATKPGQPLFLDSVSPKKSFKTRKQKSSSKAEYNLTACKCLLCKRKYSSQIMLKRHMQIVHKITLSGTNSKREKGPNNTASSSEIKVKVEPADSVESSPPSITHSPQNELKGTNHSNEKKNTPAAQKNKVKQDSESPKSTSLSAAGGQQKTRKPKLSAGFDFKQLYCKLCKRQFTSKQNLTKHIELHTDGNNIYVKFYKCPLCTYETRRKRDVIRHITVVHKKSSRYLGKITASLEIRAIKKPIDFVLNKVTKRGPSRDEAKHSDAKHDGTSNSPSKKYEVADVGIEVKVTKNFSLHRCNKCGKAFAKKTYLEHHKKTHKANASNSPEGNKTKGRSTRSKALVCLGKPSPRSAAALRPAAPGSRCPPAGAVTTRQAAASCRAKLRGGAARERQHAARGLGKPAAP